From the genome of Deltaproteobacteria bacterium:
TCGGCCCCGGTCGCCTGCCCGAGATGATGAGCCACCTCGGCAAGGGTTTGCAGGCGCTCAGGAAGGGGCTGCACGAGCCGCCCGAGATCGAGAAGGGGCGTGAGAGCAACGACCCGTCGAAAACCAGGCGAGAACCCTGACGGTCGGACTCTCGTGGGCTTCGACTTCCGCCGCGCCTTCGGCCGGCCGGTGAA
Proteins encoded in this window:
- the tatA gene encoding twin-arginine translocase TatA/TatE family subunit is translated as MFGMGFGELLVVLVIVLVVFGPGRLPEMMSHLGKGLQALRKGLHEPPEIEKGRESNDPSKTRREP